From Verrucomicrobiia bacterium, the proteins below share one genomic window:
- a CDS encoding metal-dependent hydrolase → MSLPVLHSAAGYGFYRASKKQQAVDFLFAAACVLLANMPDFDFLPGILAGKAAAFHRGATHSFFAALVCGTACAWFFSKFRSERFRDYFPASFGAYVSHLVLDLFGRAPKGLMLFWPFSKTLHYGPLTDFSINIHDHPLERANGFASFFAALAEPGMIHTLCFELTLVFFFWSLAALFSPPAQRRERETLAFCRLAIAAVFFATSVLAG, encoded by the coding sequence ATGTCGCTTCCGGTCCTCCATTCCGCCGCCGGGTACGGATTTTACCGGGCCTCGAAGAAACAGCAGGCCGTGGATTTTCTGTTCGCCGCCGCCTGCGTTCTCCTGGCCAACATGCCGGATTTCGATTTCCTTCCCGGCATCCTGGCCGGCAAAGCCGCTGCGTTCCACCGCGGCGCGACCCACAGCTTTTTTGCGGCGCTCGTCTGCGGCACCGCCTGCGCCTGGTTCTTTTCGAAGTTCCGCTCCGAGCGCTTCCGGGATTATTTTCCCGCGAGCTTCGGCGCTTACGTTTCGCATCTTGTGCTGGACCTCTTCGGCCGCGCGCCCAAGGGCCTGATGCTGTTCTGGCCTTTCTCGAAGACCCTGCATTACGGGCCTTTGACGGATTTTTCGATCAACATCCATGACCATCCGCTGGAGCGTGCCAACGGGTTTGCGAGTTTCTTCGCGGCCCTGGCCGAGCCCGGCATGATCCACACGCTTTGTTTTGAACTCACGCTTGTTTTCTTTTTCTGGTCGCTCGCGGCCCTTTTTTCGCCGCCGGCGCAAAGGCGGGAAAGGGAAACGCTTGCTTTTTGCCGCTTGGCCATCGCTGCCGTGTTTTTTGCGACGAGCGTCCTTGCCGGCTGA